In Candidatus Roseilinea sp., one DNA window encodes the following:
- a CDS encoding hypothetical protein (possible pseudo, frameshifted), whose amino-acid sequence MDNTSGTRYADVASWELSDSLWARIEPLLPQPKSRYRGRGRQRKHIGGRPAADRRKTMTGILYALRTGIPWNAMPKEYGSGKTVHRYFQRWVQAGVFKRMWQAGLAEYDEVKGIAWKWQAGDGAMTKAPLGGEKTGKNPTDRAKRGVKRSLLVDEQGVPLSIVVSGANTPDSALLESTLDAMPVERPDPQTVPQNLCLDKAYSGEPCRQVAQAHGYEIHVPDKENAQKNAGASRADASRAAGWSK is encoded by the coding sequence ATGGATAATACCAGTGGGACGCGATACGCCGACGTTGCAAGTTGGGAGCTGTCTGATAGTCTGTGGGCGCGCATTGAACCGTTGTTGCCCCAACCGAAGTCGCGCTATCGCGGACGCGGACGGCAGCGCAAACACATCGGTGGGCGGCCGGCAGCAGACCGGCGCAAGACCATGACCGGCATCTTGTACGCGCTGCGAACCGGCATTCCGTGGAACGCCATGCCGAAAGAGTATGGATCGGGAAAGACAGTCCATCGCTACTTTCAGCGCTGGGTGCAGGCGGGCGTCTTCAAGCGCATGTGGCAGGCGGGTTTGGCGGAGTATGACGAGGTCAAAGGGATCGCCTGGAAGTGGCAAGCGGGCGACGGGGCGATGACCAAGGCCCCGCTGGGGGGCGAAAAGACAGGCAAAAACCCTACGGATCGCGCCAAAAGGGGCGTCAAGCGCAGTCTGTTGGTGGATGAGCAGGGTGTGCCGTTGTCGATCGTGGTCAGCGGGGCGAACACGCCGGATAGCGCGTTGCTGGAGTCCACGCTGGATGCCATGCCGGTGGAGCGACCTGACCCGCAAACCGTCCCGCAGAATCTGTGTCTGGACAAAGCTTACAGCGGCGAACCCTGCCGTCAGGTGGCGCAGGCACATGGCTACGAAATCCATGTGCCGGACAAGGAGAACGCCCAAAAAAACGCCGGCGCAAGCCGGGCCGACGCAAGTCGCGCCGCTGGGTGGTCGAAGTGA
- a CDS encoding zinc metallopeptidase, with the protein MFYFDPLYFVFVIPPLLLAMWAQWKVQSTFAKYARVPTSSGVNGIQTAQVLINRNGLNVGVTSVPGHLTDHYDPRSKTVALSQSSQQNSVASVAVVAHELGHAMQDKENYGPLKLRGAIVPAVQLGGWVGPIMFIVGLLLASETLMWVGIIGFGLAALFAIITLPVEFDASRRALAMLQTNRLLTDQELKGAKKVLDAAALTYVAAAAQALTTLLYYLTLMGRQRE; encoded by the coding sequence GTGTTCTACTTTGATCCGCTCTATTTTGTATTCGTGATCCCGCCGCTGCTGCTGGCAATGTGGGCGCAGTGGAAGGTTCAAAGCACTTTCGCGAAGTATGCGCGCGTGCCGACCAGCTCGGGAGTGAACGGCATTCAGACTGCCCAGGTGCTCATCAACCGGAACGGGCTGAACGTCGGTGTGACCAGCGTGCCCGGTCACCTCACCGACCACTACGATCCGCGCAGCAAGACCGTAGCGCTGTCGCAGAGTTCTCAACAGAACTCGGTCGCGTCCGTCGCCGTCGTTGCACACGAGCTGGGCCATGCGATGCAGGACAAGGAGAACTACGGCCCGCTCAAGCTGCGCGGCGCGATCGTGCCGGCGGTGCAACTCGGCGGCTGGGTCGGTCCGATCATGTTCATCGTCGGCCTGCTGCTGGCGTCCGAGACGCTGATGTGGGTCGGCATCATCGGCTTTGGCCTGGCGGCGCTGTTCGCCATCATCACCCTGCCGGTGGAATTCGACGCCAGCCGCCGCGCGCTGGCCATGCTACAGACCAACCGCCTGCTCACCGACCAGGAGCTAAAGGGCGCCAAGAAGGTGCTCGACGCCGCGGCGCTGACCTATGTCGCTGCAGCTGCGCAGGCGCTCACCACCCTGCTCTACTACCTTACGTTGATGGGCCGCCAGCGCGAGTGA
- a CDS encoding DeoR family transcriptional regulator, whose translation MSEDRRREIIALLETERRVRVEDLARRFDVSEVTIRKDLSELEARGLLQRVHGGAVPAHKSRFNPSFLEKLESHAAEKRAIAHAALEYICEGDALILDAGSTTLALAKAMLGRFRHLTIITSSVPIALELARAGWDLILTGGQVREHSLALIGPAAVNTLATFHVDKAFLGATGVTLRDGYSTPNPLDAQLKQAMMRAADVSYVVTDSSKLGHGVLANYARLEEIALLITDTNAPADFIAGLQQRGIPYKLARLLADSNGDI comes from the coding sequence ATGTCTGAAGATCGGCGTCGTGAGATCATCGCGCTGCTGGAAACCGAGCGGCGCGTGCGCGTGGAAGACCTGGCGCGACGTTTCGACGTCAGCGAAGTCACCATCCGCAAAGACCTGAGCGAGCTGGAGGCGCGCGGGCTGTTGCAGCGCGTCCACGGCGGCGCGGTGCCGGCACACAAGAGCCGCTTTAACCCCTCGTTCCTCGAGAAGCTGGAGTCGCACGCCGCAGAAAAGCGCGCCATCGCTCACGCCGCGCTCGAATACATTTGCGAAGGGGACGCGCTGATCCTCGACGCCGGCAGCACCACGCTGGCGCTGGCCAAGGCCATGCTCGGCCGCTTTCGCCATTTGACCATCATCACCAGCTCGGTGCCGATCGCGCTGGAGCTGGCGCGCGCCGGCTGGGACTTGATCCTGACCGGCGGGCAGGTGCGCGAGCACAGCCTGGCGCTGATCGGGCCGGCGGCGGTGAACACACTGGCCACCTTCCATGTGGACAAGGCCTTCTTAGGCGCTACCGGCGTCACCCTGCGCGACGGCTACAGCACCCCCAACCCGCTCGACGCACAACTGAAGCAGGCCATGATGCGCGCCGCCGATGTGAGCTACGTAGTCACCGATTCGTCCAAGCTCGGGCACGGCGTTTTAGCGAATTACGCCCGGCTGGAGGAGATCGCGCTGCTGATCACCGACACGAACGCGCCGGCGGACTTCATCGCCGGCCTGCAACAGCGCGGCATCCCTTATAAGCTGGCGCGGCTCTTGGCCGATTCGAACGGCGACATTTGA
- a CDS encoding inositol 2-dehydrogenase, producing MIGVAFIGVGRMGLTHLRNLSAMPDVRVVIVADAKREAAEQGKIIARAERATDDVEGAIADPAVDAVVIVTPTATHARLIELAAHAGKAIWCEKPIALDLDETQRIVTLVNEKRVPVQIGFMRRFDPGYQAAKRKIEAGELGRIETFRALGRDTYPPPLKFLQGSGGIFLDMAVHDFDLARYLVGEVEEVHAWGTTLIDERFQEAGDADTAITLLRFANGALGVVETARRSAWGYDIRTEVAGSEGKVVVEAVQKTPITFSRRFGYEADHFESFPDRFAAAYRLELEAFFDALRAGRRPNPGPEDALETQRVAIAATRSWREGRPVRVAEVQPARRPEQHV from the coding sequence ATGATCGGCGTCGCATTCATCGGCGTCGGCCGGATGGGACTGACGCATCTGCGCAACTTGAGCGCCATGCCGGACGTGCGCGTCGTGATCGTGGCCGACGCCAAGCGCGAAGCCGCCGAGCAAGGCAAAATCATCGCTCGCGCCGAACGCGCCACCGACGACGTTGAAGGCGCAATCGCCGATCCCGCCGTGGACGCCGTGGTGATCGTTACGCCAACGGCGACCCACGCCCGCTTGATCGAGTTGGCAGCCCACGCCGGCAAGGCCATCTGGTGCGAGAAGCCGATCGCGCTCGATCTGGACGAGACCCAGCGCATCGTCACGCTGGTCAACGAGAAGCGCGTGCCGGTGCAGATCGGCTTCATGCGGCGGTTCGATCCGGGTTACCAAGCCGCCAAGCGCAAAATCGAGGCCGGCGAGCTAGGACGCATCGAAACTTTTCGCGCGCTCGGCCGCGACACCTACCCGCCGCCGCTCAAGTTCCTGCAGGGCAGCGGCGGTATCTTCCTCGACATGGCCGTCCACGATTTCGACCTGGCGCGCTACCTCGTCGGCGAGGTCGAGGAAGTGCACGCCTGGGGCACAACGCTGATTGACGAGCGCTTCCAGGAGGCCGGCGACGCCGACACGGCGATCACGCTGTTGCGCTTCGCCAACGGCGCGTTGGGCGTGGTGGAGACCGCGCGCCGGTCGGCCTGGGGCTACGACATCCGCACCGAGGTGGCCGGCTCGGAAGGCAAGGTGGTGGTCGAGGCCGTCCAGAAGACGCCGATCACCTTCTCGCGCCGCTTCGGCTACGAGGCCGACCACTTCGAGAGCTTCCCGGATCGCTTTGCGGCGGCCTACCGGCTGGAGTTGGAAGCCTTCTTCGACGCACTGCGCGCCGGGCGCCGGCCCAACCCCGGCCCGGAAGACGCGCTAGAGACGCAGCGCGTGGCGATCGCGGCCACGCGCAGTTGGCGCGAGGGCCGGCCGGTGCGCGTGGCCGAAGTGCAACCGGCGCGCCGACCTGAACAACATGTCTGA
- a CDS encoding inositol 2-dehydrogenase: protein MTAPLRIGLIGAGRIGQVHAETITRRVKAAALVAVADVNESAARACAAQHGIPHATGDPIALIEDPSIQAVLICSSTDTHASLIKAAAQAGKHIFCEKPIALDLAAIDRALQAVARAGVKLQIGFNRRFDANFQRIRHAVESGEIGEPHTLHIVSRDPAPPPIEYVKVSGGLFLDMAIHDFDMARFLIGSEIEEVHALGAVRVDPAIGAVGDVDTAVTLLRFANGALGTIDNSRRAVYGYDQRAEVFGSRGAVAANNNYPNNVIISDACAVRRDLPLNFFMQRYIESYQREIEAFVQAVIEDRPTAVDGSDGRIAVVIGLAAKRSLAEGRPVKVREVA from the coding sequence ATGACCGCTCCCCTGCGCATCGGTTTGATCGGCGCCGGCCGCATCGGCCAAGTGCACGCCGAGACCATCACGCGGCGCGTCAAAGCCGCGGCCCTGGTCGCCGTCGCCGATGTGAACGAATCCGCGGCCCGCGCCTGCGCGGCGCAGCACGGCATCCCACATGCTACCGGCGATCCCATTGCGCTGATCGAGGACCCGTCCATCCAGGCCGTGCTCATCTGCTCATCCACCGACACCCACGCATCGCTGATCAAGGCGGCTGCGCAGGCCGGCAAGCACATCTTCTGCGAGAAGCCGATCGCGCTCGACCTGGCGGCGATTGACCGTGCGCTCCAGGCCGTCGCGCGGGCCGGCGTCAAATTGCAGATCGGCTTCAACCGACGCTTCGACGCCAACTTTCAGCGCATTCGCCACGCCGTGGAGAGCGGCGAGATCGGCGAACCCCACACACTGCACATCGTCAGCCGCGACCCGGCGCCGCCGCCGATCGAATACGTGAAGGTCTCCGGCGGCCTATTCCTGGACATGGCCATTCACGATTTCGACATGGCGCGCTTCCTGATCGGCAGCGAGATCGAGGAGGTGCACGCCCTAGGCGCGGTGCGCGTGGACCCAGCAATCGGCGCCGTCGGCGACGTGGACACGGCGGTGACGCTGCTGCGCTTCGCCAACGGCGCGCTGGGCACGATAGACAACAGCCGGCGTGCCGTCTACGGCTACGACCAGCGCGCCGAGGTGTTCGGCAGCCGCGGCGCGGTCGCCGCCAACAACAATTATCCGAACAACGTCATCATCAGCGATGCGTGCGCCGTGCGCCGCGACCTGCCGCTGAACTTCTTCATGCAGCGCTACATCGAGAGCTACCAACGCGAGATCGAAGCTTTTGTGCAGGCAGTCATCGAGGACAGGCCGACGGCGGTGGACGGTTCAGACGGGCGGATCGCCGTCGTCATCGGCTTGGCCGCCAAGCGTTCGCTGGCCGAGGGGCGGCCGGTGAAGGTACGGGAGGTCGCATGA